DNA sequence from the Arthrobacter sp. V1I9 genome:
GAAGCCCTGGTGCCTGGCCAGCCGGCCACCAGGACAGCGTCCAGCCCGGAAATGTCGATGCCCAGCTCCAGGGCGGAGGTGCTTGAAACACCCAGGAGCCTGCCCGAGCGCAGCGCCTTCTCCACCGCCCGGCGTTCCTCCGGAAGATACCCGGAACGGTAGGCAGCCACACGTTGCGGAAGGCTCGGATCCACCTCGTCCAGGAGGCGTTTGGTGATGGACGAGATGGTCTCGGCTCCGCGCCGGGACTTGATGAAGGCGATGGTGCGGATCTGCGCTGACACCAGGTTCGCCAGCAGGTCCGCAGTTTCAGCGACGGCGGTGCGCCGCTCGTTGGCACCGTTCTCGCCCTTTAGTTCGGTCAGGGCAGGTTCCCAGAACGCCACCGTGGTGGCACCATGCGGTGAACCATCCTCCGACACCGCTTTGACCGGCGCCCCGATAAGCCGGGCGAAGGAAACGTCAGGCTCGGAAGCGGTCGCTGAAGCCGCGATGAAAACAGGTTCGGGGAAGGCCGAGCCCGCGCCGTAGTACGCGCAGATCCGCCGCAGGCGGCGCATCAGGTTGGCGACGTGCGAGCCGAAAACGCCCCGGTAGCTGTGCGCCTCGTCCACGACCACGTAGCGAAGGCGGCGGAAAAACCCCGCCCACCAGGCGTGGTTGGGAAGGATGCCGAAGTGCAGCATGTCCGGGTTGGCCAGGATGAAATTGGCGTGGTCGCGGATCCACCGCCGGGAAGCCGGGTCGGTGTCGCCGTCGTAGGTTTCCGCGCGGACCGTGGGCAGTTTCAACGCCCTGATGGCGTTCAGCTGGTCGGCCGCGAGGGCCTTGGTGGGGGACAAATAGAGGGTGACGGCGCCGTCGTCGTGGATCTTTCCGGGGTCGGCAAGAACCCGCAGTTCCGAGCGGTGGATGGCATCCAGCGCCGGCAACTGATAGGCGAGGGACTTTCCGGAGGCGGTCCCGGTGGCAACCACAACATGTTCCCCGCCGTGGGCGGTGTTTGCCGCTTCAACCTGATGGCGGTAAGGCTCCTGGACGCCAAGCGAACCATAAGCAGCCACCAGATCCGGGTGAACCCAGCCCGGCCACTGCTCGTGGACGGCTTCGCGGGCAGGGATGGTGCGGACATGACGGAGCTGTTCCGGGTCCGGGCCGCGGCCCAGCAAGGGAATCAGCGAGTCATGGGGGTTCACCCCAATATTCTTTCACCCCGCAACTGACCAGCAGGCCCGGTTCGCCCTAGGGGTAACCGGGCGAGCCGGGCCGGTGACGCGTGCTCAGCTCAGGGACAGGTCGGCCCCGTCGCGGGATGCCGAAAGCATCAGCACGCGTGAGACGGTGGTCCAACCCAGGTGGGAATAAAGCTTTTGGCCGTCCAGGGAAGCCAGGAGCAGGCCAGTTTGTACGTCATGTTCAAAAGCCTTCGCCGCCAGTGCCCGCATGATGAAACTGCCCAGTCCACGCCGCTGGAAGGCCGGTTCTGTGATGATTTTGTCGAACACTGCGGTTTCGCCCACCACAAAAACACGGCCGCTGGCGGCAAGAGTATCCCCGGACCGGACCACCGCGTAGTGCACACCGTCCTGCACTGATGTAGTCAGGGCCAGATCGTCATCCGAAAGCCAGGGATCCTCAGCATCCTGGGTCTCCATATCCACGATCATCATGGCCTGGGAATCGGAGGTGACGTTGAGCCCATGCTGCAGGGCAAGGACGGAGAAGCGGGCAAGGTCATTGGTCAGGATGGTCAGGCCCCTGGCCGGCACTTCCGCCGTCTTCGCAGCCAAAGCCGCAAATTCCACATCCGTGGGCTCGGAACCAAAGAACTCCCATTCGCCGGTGGTGTCAGCGCGGAGTGCGGCGGGGAACCGGCCTTCGGAGGATGTCCGGTACCCGCGACAACCTGCCCAGCCGGCCACCCATACTTCGAGAAGGCCAGTGATGTCGTTAACCATGGTTTCCGGGCTCATGGGATGAGACTATTCCAGCGCGGTCACAAGCAACAGGGGTAGGCAGGGCAGAAACCCGGTGCTTATGCAATTGTGATGAGC
Encoded proteins:
- a CDS encoding DEAD/DEAH box helicase; amino-acid sequence: MNPHDSLIPLLGRGPDPEQLRHVRTIPAREAVHEQWPGWVHPDLVAAYGSLGVQEPYRHQVEAANTAHGGEHVVVATGTASGKSLAYQLPALDAIHRSELRVLADPGKIHDDGAVTLYLSPTKALAADQLNAIRALKLPTVRAETYDGDTDPASRRWIRDHANFILANPDMLHFGILPNHAWWAGFFRRLRYVVVDEAHSYRGVFGSHVANLMRRLRRICAYYGAGSAFPEPVFIAASATASEPDVSFARLIGAPVKAVSEDGSPHGATTVAFWEPALTELKGENGANERRTAVAETADLLANLVSAQIRTIAFIKSRRGAETISSITKRLLDEVDPSLPQRVAAYRSGYLPEERRAVEKALRSGRLLGVSSTSALELGIDISGLDAVLVAGWPGTRASLFQQIGRAGRAGQDAIAAFVASDDPLDTFLVNHPEAIFDVSVEATVFDPSNPYVLGPHLCAAAAELPLGVGELELFGSTAEGLLDRLVAQGYLRRRPAGWFWTHSQSAAAMVNLRADGGGPVSIVDADTGSLLGTMDSPQTHYQAHTGAVYIHQGDSYVVEDLNEDDHCVVVRRANPDYYTTARDVTQIEVLETQRSATWGDVSLHFGDVKVTTQVVSFQRKALISNEILGEEPLDLGARELFTKAVWFVVDNRSLAAAGLIEAQFPGALHAAEHAAIGLLPLVASSDRWDIGGVSTALHADTGVPTIFVYDGHPGGAGFAERGFDKAKVWLAATRDAIKACECESGCPSCVQSPKCGNKNNPLDKAAAVTLLDVLLKDATEASALSVEAPR
- a CDS encoding GNAT family N-acetyltransferase — its product is MSPETMVNDITGLLEVWVAGWAGCRGYRTSSEGRFPAALRADTTGEWEFFGSEPTDVEFAALAAKTAEVPARGLTILTNDLARFSVLALQHGLNVTSDSQAMMIVDMETQDAEDPWLSDDDLALTTSVQDGVHYAVVRSGDTLAASGRVFVVGETAVFDKIITEPAFQRRGLGSFIMRALAAKAFEHDVQTGLLLASLDGQKLYSHLGWTTVSRVLMLSASRDGADLSLS